A region of the Pseudomonas sp. J452 genome:
AAGAGAACCCGCGATGAACGCCTCCACTCAGCCTGACCCGCAAACCTCCGGCATCTCCCACTGGCCGGACACCGACGCCATCGACACACGCCTCAAGGCGCTGATCAAGCAGCCGATCCGGCCGATCCGCCGGGAAAACATGGACAAGGTGCTCGGCTACTTCGACAACCAGTGCCAGGCCTCCAAGCGCCTCGCCGAACAGGCCGCAACGGTGATCCCCGGCGGCGTGCAGCACAACCTGGCGTTCAACTACCCGTTCGCCCTGGCGATGAAGAGTGCCCAGGGCGCGCACCTGGAAGACGTCGACGGCAACCGCTACATCGACTTCCTCCAGGCCGGCGGCCCGACCCTGCTCGGCAGCAACGATGCGGTGGTGCAGGCAAAGGTCATCGAGACCCTGCGCGACTGCGGCCCGGTCACCGGCCTGCTGCACGAGTACGAATTCAAGCTGGCCGAACTGGTGTGCCGCCATGTGCCGTCGGTGGAAATGTTCCGCATGCTCGCCTCCGGCACCGAGTCGGTGATGGGCGCCATCCGCCTGGCCCGCGCCTACACCGGCAAGAAATGGGTGATCAAGATCGGCGGCGCCTACCACGGCTGGAGCGACCAGCTGGTGTACGGCATGCGCATTCCCGGAACCGGGCGGCGTGAAGCCGTGGGCATCCCGCGCGGTGCCACGTCGCACACACAGGAGAGCTTTCCCAACGACCTTGCGGCGATTCGCCGGCGCCTGCAAATCAACCGCCTGCGCGGCGGCACCGCAGCGATCATCGTCGAGCCGCTCGGCCCGGAAAGCGGCACCCGCCCGGCGCGCAAAGACTTCAACGCCAACCTGCGCAAGCTGAGCGACGAGTTCGGCGCGCTGCTGATCTTCGACGAGGTGGTCAGCGGCTTCCGCGTCGGCCTGTCCGGCGCCCAGGGTTACTTCAATGTGAAACCGGACCTGACCATCTTCGGCAAGTGCCTGACCGGCGGCTACCCGATGGCCGGCGGCATCGGCGGGCGGCGCGAGGTGATGATGCTGCTGGCCGGCGGCATCGGCGGCAAGCAGACCAAGCGCGCCTTCGTCGGCGGCACCCTGACGGCCAACCCACTGTCCTGCGTAGCCGGCTACTACAGCCTGATTGAGATGGAGAAGCGCAACGCGCCCTTCCTCGCCGGTCGTGCCGGTGACCGCCTCACCGCCGGCCTGGCGCAGATCATCGAACGCCGCGGCCTGCCCTACGTGGTCTACAACCAGGGCTCGGTGGTGCACCTGCAAACCTCCGGTGTGCTGCTGCTCAACGT
Encoded here:
- a CDS encoding aspartate aminotransferase family protein, which encodes MNASTQPDPQTSGISHWPDTDAIDTRLKALIKQPIRPIRRENMDKVLGYFDNQCQASKRLAEQAATVIPGGVQHNLAFNYPFALAMKSAQGAHLEDVDGNRYIDFLQAGGPTLLGSNDAVVQAKVIETLRDCGPVTGLLHEYEFKLAELVCRHVPSVEMFRMLASGTESVMGAIRLARAYTGKKWVIKIGGAYHGWSDQLVYGMRIPGTGRREAVGIPRGATSHTQESFPNDLAAIRRRLQINRLRGGTAAIIVEPLGPESGTRPARKDFNANLRKLSDEFGALLIFDEVVSGFRVGLSGAQGYFNVKPDLTIFGKCLTGGYPMAGGIGGRREVMMLLAGGIGGKQTKRAFVGGTLTANPLSCVAGYYSLIEMEKRNAPFLAGRAGDRLTAGLAQIIERRGLPYVVYNQGSVVHLQTSGVLLLNVRNPIQLLREVNPRKHMMEEMGAAYMAHGLVTLAGSRMYTSAADTDAIIDEALNRFDDVFGLV